The genomic interval GCGCTTCCACACAACCATAAAAATCCATACCGGCGGCAGGAATGGCGTTGAGCAGATCCTTTTTCGCCGCCTCGTTCAGAAAGGCGCCGTTATAGCGGTCATAATGGTCTTTGCGCAAAGCGTCGTTGGCAGCCAGCCCGCCGATCTGCATGAGCGAAAGCTTCCATCGCTGTTCGCCGCACAATGCAAGCTGGGCAGGGTTGGCTGGAACCGATTTATCATCCAAACTGAGTCCGGCGCCGGCCATGGCCAGAATGCGGGCGTTGCACCAGCCGGTCCCGGAAAAAGAGGCGGTTACGCATCCGGACAACAGAAGAAATAAAAAAAAGATTCTGCGGGACATGATGCTGCTCGTTGTTCAACAGGTTGATCGTGTTGTCTTTCGTCTGCCGGCCGCGGATGCAGGGATGACGGATATAAAGGCCGGTGAACGGACTAGAGGGATGGAAAGCGCAGCAGCAATGCGAAGATGCCTAAAAAACAACCGCGCGATATGGAGGAATCGTCGCACGGTCAGAGCCCTGAGGGTTAAGCCCTGGTAAAAACGGTTTGATGATAGGACCGCCTCAAGGCTTTGTTTCGACCAGAACGATGGTCTGGTCCAGGGTCACGATTTTGTAGATCACCTGAGCGGCCGGGGCTTGACCTGAAAGGTTCCCGAACGATGGGCGCCGGTCGTCATGGCGCCAGGCTTGCAAGTAGGTCAACCAGCGGCAGGCGTCGAGAAAAGCGGCGCGCTCGGCAGCCTGCTGTGCCGCCAGCGGGCTTTGAAAGGAAGGCGATGGTTTGCCGACGCCCACTGCATACAGCTTCTGCCCGCCGGAATCCACCGCAGCCGCCGCCCAGCGTTGCCGCAGCAGCGGCTGATCCGGCCGGTTAATGATCTCCTGCTGCAGCCATTGCAGCTGCTGCAGCAGGGCCATCTGTTTCAGAGTATCACGGGCAGCGGTTTGACCGTCTGTGCCCGGGCCGCGGGCTTGCACTGTTTGAGCCAAGCCGCAGCCAAAGATCAAACCGGCGCACAAGGCAAAGACAATGAATTTAGAACGCCGCTGAGAAACGCGATTCGTCATGTCCCCATTTCCCACGAAGCCAGATAAGCTTTCTGTTCTTCGGTTAGTTCATCGATTTGGATGTTCATGGATTTAAGTTTCAGCCGCGACACCCAGTCTTCGATTTGTGCCGGCACATCATGCACCTGCACCTTCAGCCGGCTGGCGTTTTTGATCGCCCATTCGGTAGCGAGCGCTTGGGTGGCAAAGCTCATATCCATCACAGAGGCCGGATGTCCCTCGGCCGCCGCCAGGTTGATCAAGCGTCCGTCGGCCAGAAGATAGATCCGGTTTCCGGACGGCAGCGTGTATTCGTCGACGAAATTACGCACGCCAGTGCGGAAGGCCTTGGCCAGCTTTTTCAAGCCGGGGATGTCGATCTCAACGTTGAAATGACCTGAATTGGCCACGATGGCGCCGTCCTTCATGACCGCCATGTGTTCCGGACGGATGACATGAATGTCGCCGGTGAGCGTGCAGAACATATCGCCGATTTGGGCCGCTTCCATCATAGTCATGACCCGATATCCTTCCATGGCCGCTTCCAGCGCACGGATGGGATCCACTTCGCAGACGATCACATTGGCGCCCATGCCCTTGCAGCGCATGGCGAACCCTTTGCCGCACCAACCGAATCCGGCCACCACCACATTTTTACCGGCTAGTAAAATATCCGTGGCGCGGATAATGCCGTCCACCGTGGATTGGCCGGTACCGTAGCGATTGTCAAAAAGGTTTTTAGTCATCGCGTCATTCACCGCAATGACCGGAAATTTCAGTGCTCCGTCTTTGGCCATGGCGCGCAGGCGGATGACGCCGGTGGTGGTCTCTTCCATACTGGCCACCACGCTCTGGGTCAGTTCCGGGTAGTCGTTGTGAATATTAGAGACCAGATCAGCGCCGTCATCCATGGTCACTTCGGGCTTGTGCTCGATGGCGGCGCGAATGTGATCGTAATAGGTTTTTTCATCTTCGCCTTTGATGGCATAGACCGGAATCCCGTATTCCTGCACCAGCGCGGCGGAAACGTCGTCCTGTGTGGACAGCGGATTGGATGCGCACAGAACCAGATCCGCGCCGCCGGCCTTGAGCGTGCGCGCAAGATTGGCGGTTTCCGCAGTGACGTGCAGACAGGCTGACATTCTCCGGCCTTGCAACGGTTTTTCTTTTTCAAATCGTTCTTTGACTAAACCCAACACCGGCATATCGCGTTCCGCCCACTCGATGCGTTTTTTACCGATCTCAGCCAATTGGATATCTTTAATATCGTATTTCACACAACCTCCCTGATTACAGGTTCGCGCCGCCGCCGTGGCCTGATGGCCGGCCGGGCTGATTGATTGGATGAAGACTCCTGTTCAGCGGCTCAACCGCGCTGCAGATCTTTAACTTTGTCCGTGCGCTCCCAGGAAAAATCCATGTCCAGACGGCCAAAGTGGCCATAGGAGGCGGTGTCTCTGTAGATCGGCCGGCGCAGATCCAGCATCTCAATGATGCCGCGCGGCGTCAGATTGAAATTTTTACGCACCAGTTTGACGATCTCCTCATCGGGCATCTGGCCTGTGCCGAACGAATCGACATACACAGATACCGGTTCCGCCACGCCGATGGCGTAGGCCAGCTGAATTTCGCAACGTTTGGCTAAACCGGCGGCCACGATATTTTTAGCGATATAGCGCGCTGCATAACAGGCGGAACGGTCGACTTTGCTCGGATCTTTGCCGGAGAACGCGCCGCCGCCGTGACGGGCAAAACCGCCATAGGTGTCCACGATGATCTTGCGGCCGGTGAGACCGGTGTCGCCCTGGGGACCGCCGATAACAAAACGGCCGGTGGGATTGACATGAAAGATGATGCCCGAGGCAGGGACCATGGCGCTCGGCATCTCGGGCATGATCACTTTGTTGATGACATCTTCGCGGATCTGCGCATTGCTGATGTCCGGATCGTGCTGGGTGGAAATGACCACCGTATCGACGAACGTCGGTTTGTCGTCAATATATTTAATCGTCACCTGCGACTTGCCGTCCGGACGCAGATAAGGAATCCCCCCCTCTTTGCGCACCTGGGCCAGGCGGCGGGTCAGCTTGTGGGCGAGGACGATAGGCATCGGCATGAGTTCCGGTGTTTCATCGATGGCAAAACCGAACATCATTCCCTGATCCCCGGCCCCTTCCCGATCCACGCCCATGGCGATATCCGGCGACTGCTGATCGATGGTGGTGATGACGGAGCAGGTTTTAAAATCATATCCGAATTCCGCGTTTGTATAGCCGATCTCTTTGATCGTCTGTCGGGCGACGCCCGGAATATCCACATAAGTCTCTGTGGTGATTTCGCCGCCCACCAGGCACAAGCCGGTGGTCACATACGTTTCACAGGCTACACGGCCCTTGGGGTCGTCCTTGTACACCGCATCCAAAACAGCATCGGATA from bacterium carries:
- a CDS encoding adenosylhomocysteinase; the protein is MKYDIKDIQLAEIGKKRIEWAERDMPVLGLVKERFEKEKPLQGRRMSACLHVTAETANLARTLKAGGADLVLCASNPLSTQDDVSAALVQEYGIPVYAIKGEDEKTYYDHIRAAIEHKPEVTMDDGADLVSNIHNDYPELTQSVVASMEETTTGVIRLRAMAKDGALKFPVIAVNDAMTKNLFDNRYGTGQSTVDGIIRATDILLAGKNVVVAGFGWCGKGFAMRCKGMGANVIVCEVDPIRALEAAMEGYRVMTMMEAAQIGDMFCTLTGDIHVIRPEHMAVMKDGAIVANSGHFNVEIDIPGLKKLAKAFRTGVRNFVDEYTLPSGNRIYLLADGRLINLAAAEGHPASVMDMSFATQALATEWAIKNASRLKVQVHDVPAQIEDWVSRLKLKSMNIQIDELTEEQKAYLASWEMGT
- a CDS encoding methionine adenosyltransferase, with product MSERLFTSESVTEGHPDKVADQISDAVLDAVYKDDPKGRVACETYVTTGLCLVGGEITTETYVDIPGVARQTIKEIGYTNAEFGYDFKTCSVITTIDQQSPDIAMGVDREGAGDQGMMFGFAIDETPELMPMPIVLAHKLTRRLAQVRKEGGIPYLRPDGKSQVTIKYIDDKPTFVDTVVISTQHDPDISNAQIREDVINKVIMPEMPSAMVPASGIIFHVNPTGRFVIGGPQGDTGLTGRKIIVDTYGGFARHGGGAFSGKDPSKVDRSACYAARYIAKNIVAAGLAKRCEIQLAYAIGVAEPVSVYVDSFGTGQMPDEEIVKLVRKNFNLTPRGIIEMLDLRRPIYRDTASYGHFGRLDMDFSWERTDKVKDLQRG